A genomic segment from Lagenorhynchus albirostris chromosome X, mLagAlb1.1, whole genome shotgun sequence encodes:
- the LOC132513601 gene encoding reactive oxygen species modulator 1-like has protein sequence MPVVVGPYGQSQPSCFDRVKMGFVMGCAMGMAAGALFSTFSCLSIRMRGRELMGGIGKTMMQSGGTFGTFMAIGMGIRC, from the coding sequence ATGCCGGTGGTCGTGGGCCCCTATGGACAGTCACAGCCAAGCTGCTTCGACCGCGTGAAGATGGGCTTTGTGATGGGTTGCGCCATGGGCATGGCAGCCGGGGCGCTCTTCAGCACCTTTTCCTGTCTCAGCATCAGAATGCGGGGTCGGGAGCTGATGGGCGGCATCGGGAAAACCATGATGCAGAGTGGCGGCACCTTTGGCACATTCATGGCCATTGGGATGGGCATCCGGTGCTAA